The bacterium genome window below encodes:
- a CDS encoding MFS transporter yields the protein MSKQIPRNLVLTITTIASFLTPFMGSAVNIALPTIGKEFGMNAVLLGWVPAAYMLAAAIFLVPIGRIADIWGRKRIFLAGIAVYLAASVLCALSVSGAMLIGFRIIEGIGGAMIFGTGVAILTTVFPPAERGKALGINVSGVYLGLSMGPVLGGFLTQYLGWRSVYWFNVPLCLFIIAGIVWKMKGEWTGAGGEKMDIAGAMIYGAALFATMFGLSKLPGAGGIVLIIAGIAAIVLFAFWETRADFPLIDINLFKNNRVYAFSNIAALINYSATSAVSFLLSLYLQFIKNLSPQNAGLILIAQPLVMTAFSPLAGRLSDRIEPRIVSSLGMAICTLGLAALAMLRTGTPFGFVLACLLFMGLGFACFSSPNTNAVMSSVDKRFYGVASGTLGTMRLVGQMMSMGFAMLVFSLVIGRVEITPPYYQQFMSSFRILFGIFAALCFAGIFASLSRGTVHQNAPENDTEKTRVQ from the coding sequence ATGTCCAAGCAAATTCCCCGGAACTTAGTATTGACGATAACGACTATCGCGTCTTTTCTGACGCCTTTCATGGGGTCGGCCGTTAATATCGCGCTGCCCACGATCGGCAAAGAATTCGGGATGAACGCGGTCCTTCTGGGCTGGGTGCCCGCTGCGTACATGCTGGCAGCAGCGATATTTTTGGTGCCGATCGGCCGCATCGCTGATATCTGGGGCAGAAAAAGGATTTTCCTTGCTGGTATCGCGGTCTACCTGGCGGCGTCGGTATTGTGCGCCCTGTCGGTTTCAGGCGCAATGCTTATCGGGTTTCGGATCATCGAAGGGATCGGTGGCGCCATGATCTTTGGTACGGGCGTAGCGATCCTGACAACAGTATTTCCTCCGGCTGAGCGGGGGAAGGCGCTGGGGATCAATGTCTCTGGAGTTTACCTTGGTCTTTCAATGGGGCCGGTACTAGGCGGCTTTTTGACGCAGTACCTGGGATGGCGCAGCGTCTATTGGTTCAATGTCCCGTTGTGCCTTTTCATCATTGCAGGCATTGTCTGGAAGATGAAAGGCGAATGGACAGGAGCCGGTGGTGAAAAAATGGATATCGCCGGCGCCATGATCTACGGCGCGGCGCTGTTCGCGACCATGTTCGGCCTTTCAAAATTGCCCGGGGCAGGGGGGATTGTTCTGATCATAGCGGGAATTGCCGCCATCGTTCTATTTGCGTTCTGGGAGACTCGCGCGGATTTTCCACTGATCGATATAAACTTGTTCAAGAATAACCGGGTCTATGCTTTTTCCAACATCGCGGCGCTGATAAATTACAGCGCCACGTCCGCGGTGAGTTTTCTCTTAAGCCTTTACCTGCAATTCATCAAGAACCTTAGCCCGCAGAACGCCGGGCTGATACTTATTGCCCAGCCCCTGGTCATGACGGCATTTTCTCCGTTGGCCGGCCGGTTGTCTGACCGGATCGAGCCTCGCATCGTATCGTCGCTGGGCATGGCGATATGCACTTTGGGCTTGGCTGCCCTGGCTATGCTAAGGACCGGTACGCCTTTTGGTTTTGTGCTCGCCTGCTTGCTGTTCATGGGATTGGGGTTCGCGTGCTTTTCATCACCTAACACGAACGCCGTAATGAGCTCGGTGGATAAAAGGTTTTACGGCGTTGCATCGGGAACGCTCGGTACGATGCGGCTCGTCGGGCAGATGATGAGCATGGGATTCGCCATGCTCGTATTTTCCCTGGTCATCGGACGCGTCGAGATCACGCCACCATATTACCAGCAGTTCATGAGCAGTTTCAGGATTCTGTTCGGCATTTTTGCCGCGCTATGCTTTGCCGGCATCTTTGCGTCCTTGTCGCGCGGCACCGTGCACCAGAATGCACCTGAAAACGACACAGAAAAGACCAGGGTGCAATAA
- a CDS encoding RrF2 family transcriptional regulator, which translates to MRLTTKTRYAVRAICELAEQSADTPISLKKIANKQGIKLKYLEQIFINLHKAGLVKSRKGPHGGYVLGKKPAKIKLLEIMQAVGETTDPVFCADENTRKFCPRMNTCSARPFWRRMKIMIDKFLSSHSIRDLCGCQGLEGQE; encoded by the coding sequence ATGCGACTAACTACCAAAACACGGTACGCGGTGCGTGCTATCTGCGAGTTGGCTGAACAGTCGGCAGATACTCCAATTTCGCTGAAAAAGATCGCTAATAAGCAGGGCATAAAACTAAAATATCTGGAACAGATCTTCATAAATCTGCACAAAGCCGGACTGGTCAAGAGCCGTAAGGGACCCCATGGCGGATACGTGCTGGGGAAGAAACCGGCGAAGATCAAGCTGCTCGAGATCATGCAGGCGGTGGGCGAGACGACCGATCCGGTCTTCTGCGCCGACGAAAATACGCGCAAGTTCTGCCCCAGGATGAACACCTGCTCGGCCCGGCCATTTTGGCGCCGGATGAAGATAATGATCGACAAATTCCTTTCGTCACATTCGATCCGGGACCTTTGCGGGTGTCAGGGTCTGGAAGGACAAGAATAA